A stretch of Kaistella flava (ex Peng et al. 2021) DNA encodes these proteins:
- a CDS encoding G8 domain-containing protein produces MKKNFLQAALCFTLMATAATTIVSCSRSDDDQEVAIPSIDPSNFKGTIAAGTTVTLDPSKTYNLNGKLLVENGATLIIPAGTKVVGAQGANYLIVDRGGKLFVNGTESQPVVFEGAQHTQGYWGGIVILGNAPTNRSASGTSSSELGDLIYGGTNKADNSGSIKYLVIKDSGFKYNPEKEFNGLSLFGVGSGTTISYVSILNGGDDGVEFFGGNVNADHLVVIGVGDDSVDWTEGYQGTIDYVYAARDKAFLNAAEPGNRGVEADTQDTDPNTTNGNGASNPTIKNMTLIGNSKGSESQGMKIRAGSNGKFDNVVIANFTTGLDFETDRTYNWFLGGNYITNVRFVNTGTNWKAKATTAMPTPNLAGVFTENNTATGAGNGTALPTWAKTWSGYTAYDIAEAGN; encoded by the coding sequence ATGAAAAAGAATTTTTTACAAGCAGCATTGTGCTTTACGTTAATGGCGACTGCCGCTACAACAATCGTATCTTGTAGTAGAAGTGATGATGATCAAGAAGTGGCAATCCCTTCAATTGATCCATCAAATTTTAAAGGAACAATTGCTGCCGGAACGACTGTCACTCTAGACCCTTCGAAAACGTATAACCTCAACGGAAAATTGTTGGTGGAAAACGGAGCAACATTAATTATTCCTGCCGGAACAAAAGTAGTAGGAGCACAAGGCGCAAACTATCTGATTGTTGACAGAGGTGGAAAATTATTCGTAAACGGTACCGAATCTCAACCAGTGGTTTTTGAAGGTGCTCAACATACACAGGGATATTGGGGAGGAATTGTCATTTTAGGAAATGCGCCGACCAACAGAAGTGCTTCTGGAACATCTTCTTCAGAACTTGGAGATTTAATTTATGGTGGCACTAATAAAGCCGACAATTCTGGATCGATTAAATATCTCGTTATTAAAGACAGTGGATTTAAATACAATCCAGAGAAAGAGTTTAACGGTCTTTCATTATTCGGCGTAGGAAGTGGAACTACAATTTCTTACGTTTCTATTTTAAATGGTGGAGATGATGGGGTAGAATTCTTCGGTGGAAACGTCAACGCTGATCACTTAGTCGTAATTGGTGTTGGCGATGATTCTGTAGACTGGACGGAAGGATACCAAGGAACTATAGATTATGTTTACGCTGCAAGAGACAAAGCATTTTTAAACGCTGCAGAACCTGGCAACAGAGGTGTAGAAGCAGATACGCAAGATACTGATCCTAACACAACCAACGGAAACGGTGCATCGAATCCAACGATCAAAAACATGACCTTAATTGGTAACTCCAAAGGTTCGGAATCTCAAGGAATGAAGATCAGAGCAGGATCTAATGGAAAATTCGACAATGTGGTAATTGCTAATTTTACTACTGGTCTTGATTTTGAAACCGACAGAACTTACAACTGGTTCCTAGGTGGAAATTACATCACCAACGTTCGTTTTGTAAACACAGGAACCAACTGGAAAGCAAAAGCGACTACTGCGATGCCAACTCCAAATCTTGCCGGAGTATTCACAGAAAACAATACAGCAACAGGTGCAGGAAACGGAACTGCTTTACCAACATGGGCAAAAACATGGTCTGGCTATACTGCTTATGATATTGCAGAAGCCGGAAATTAA